A part of Silvimonas soli genomic DNA contains:
- a CDS encoding acyltransferase family protein, which translates to MSASDSQVMGAAARAAANLRSGHDLAMPAAISQRFALLRFPLIVAVVYIHSFVTTVGMSSFRIGNMYSSPESWMVREFFSQELCRVAVPGFFLISGYLFFWNFHGTLAEYGSRLKKRVPTLLIPYLLWNLLVIGLYAALQSLPAASSFVSGQNVPVSQFGALDWLDQFVGWRRYPAAYQFWFIRDLMVLVLLALPAYWLLRAASHVVMVLMLAAWFLQVLPGIPPFDEPPLFFMAGAYIAFHRLDLSALDRVGPWAAVLTLLLAALSTLNAVYEWGFGAAPHQIMILSGLISAYWLAGMVPSRPTLHRGLLWAASASFFVFAAHEPLMMGMRKLIYYVVRPDATGALVLYFVIPLLVIGVCLLVWSALRIVLPRTLAVLTGGRL; encoded by the coding sequence ATGAGTGCTTCTGATAGCCAGGTGATGGGGGCGGCCGCGCGCGCCGCCGCCAATCTACGGTCCGGCCATGATCTGGCGATGCCAGCCGCAATCTCGCAGCGCTTTGCCTTGCTGCGGTTTCCACTGATCGTCGCCGTGGTGTACATCCACAGCTTCGTTACGACGGTGGGGATGTCTTCGTTCCGCATCGGCAATATGTATTCCTCGCCCGAGTCATGGATGGTGCGCGAGTTCTTTTCGCAAGAGCTGTGCCGCGTGGCGGTGCCGGGCTTCTTCCTGATCTCGGGCTATCTGTTTTTCTGGAACTTCCACGGCACGCTGGCTGAGTATGGCTCGCGGCTGAAAAAGCGCGTGCCCACGCTGCTTATTCCCTATCTGCTGTGGAACCTGCTGGTGATCGGGCTCTATGCCGCATTGCAAAGCCTGCCCGCCGCCAGTTCATTTGTTTCGGGCCAGAACGTGCCGGTGTCCCAGTTTGGTGCACTGGACTGGCTTGATCAATTTGTTGGCTGGCGCCGTTATCCCGCCGCCTATCAGTTCTGGTTTATCCGTGACTTGATGGTGCTGGTGCTGCTGGCCTTGCCCGCCTACTGGTTGCTACGGGCGGCGAGTCATGTGGTGATGGTTTTGATGCTGGCGGCATGGTTTTTGCAGGTGTTACCTGGTATTCCGCCATTTGATGAGCCGCCCCTGTTTTTCATGGCGGGCGCCTATATCGCGTTTCATCGTCTGGACTTGAGCGCGCTGGATCGCGTAGGCCCATGGGCCGCCGTCTTGACGCTATTGCTGGCCGCCCTATCGACGTTGAATGCCGTCTACGAATGGGGATTTGGCGCTGCGCCGCACCAGATCATGATCTTGAGCGGCTTGATCTCTGCGTACTGGCTGGCGGGTATGGTGCCATCGCGCCCCACATTGCATCGCGGGTTGTTGTGGGCCGCTTCCGCCAGCTTCTTTGTGTTTGCCGCGCATGAACCGCTGATGATGGGCATGCGCAAACTGATTTACTACGTGGTCCGGCCCGACGCGACCGGCGCTCTGGTTTTGTATTTTGTAATCCCGTTGCTGGTCATTGGCGTGTGCCTGCTGGTCTGGAGCGCCTTACGCATTGTGCTACCGCGCACGCTGGCGGTGTTGACTGGAGGTCGGCTATGA